agaacaagcagggacactcactttacaaaaccaagtaggctaagcaaGTATTCTAGCAAACTaaacatgtatcgagttcatataGTCATTTgatttgatatggttaatcatttaaccaattcatgtcGGTATGCAATGCAAGTATTCATTATTTATATAGACATGAGTATGGTAAaaacttaacacttaataatcatgaaatgagcatgtcctagacttattcaattacgtattcctatatggaacactcacctagtcaaacaAGCGAGTAGTTCCCAAACAAGCGTTTAAGCGTCCGCTCCGAATTCCTCTTGGAGATCCCCTCGAATGCCTGAACAAACAATGATCAACTACCACTCAATATCACTACAAATctctaattatcgaggaagattgtaCGCTAGTGCAATCTAAGGAAATCttatgaaaatgaacctcaattactcgtaaatcgaggttcaattagagtttcttaaagtacaagagcaatcatgttttgcttttggcaatcaagtataaaatgttcAAGTAATACCGAAAGAATAAGGAGtgcttgaaaactcccttccgtggaatccggaaaattttcagttttgatatgatactttgaaaaatcgtatatcacattctacatgtcaaaaattagaaagattggtaccaatggaaacctcttccaaagtactaaaagttcctagaatacacttttctaagattccacatggaaagcattcaaaaataagCTCAAAGTCtctgttttggttcataaggcagatttaagttggtttttggccaactttgaaaactcggaaaaattcacttgattggaactagcctttgaaatttggaactcttttAGAGTcgcaatccaagtttacaacaaaatGACCGGAACGAGGAATGGAGTTTTGAGTATTAAGATATGGcaactcaaagttaccaaaatttccttgtgAAACATGGGTTTTCAAACTCAAGTCATaaactttggtaatttatttgagtCATGAAACGGTCTCGGaataacaccataattagcagtataatactaccatataagagctattcctctatcaaatttcatagaaaaatatgcacgGGAAGTCACTTAACAAAATcactcaagtttccaaaattttaaggcaaggctgccttgtgtatgaaaattttcttttctaagcTTTTGACCAAGAGCAAATCCTctaaacatggttcatttgtataGGCAAAAtctaaagaacattcatggtaccTTTGGTGGGTGTTTAACACCAAGAAATTTAATTAGCAAGTCTATaccaagccttgcatcaaatctgtccaaaagttaGGATTTCCAAGAGCAGGGCAggttccgtattttgatcacaaatcactcaattcaactcggaattgagaatggttggtggcgttggaaaatacatttgTAGGggtataatttcacagaagaaatcattttcaaattccattcacaaacaactcgtttttgagcatcaagatacaaGTCCTGTCCTGTTCTCCTAGAGAGaaatgaaacaggacagtgattttcaatcgaatggtgtggctcactcaagtggaaccagaacgtgcatttgtaccaatggaaagctgggaatgtctagttcaaatgccactgacagcactcgattttgacatcggagctCAAAATTATGGCCGAAATACGAAAGCTGGTCAGGTTCAAAAAGCATTTCGGAAATAGttccagatttactagctttgtgaaatcaatttatttgaccagccaaacctcaatattttttaATGAAACTTTGTACACCATATATTCAACATATCAACGTGATATACAAGTCATGaaaccctcaaaattttgcaaaaagggGTGCGATTAAAACAGGGCAAATCTGAACATTTTTGAACTATGCATCTCTTGGAGTCTAGACTAGCTAGGTATCATTAATCTACCTATTTAAACACTAACTAGCATTATATCCATCATCAATCcaagggtgggagttcatagagcccaccatcaaaattttccgagatgaaataaaacaaatagcATGTGATTTTGGCAAATCATTCCACCACAATAAATCTGTCCTCGGCTAGACAGAATTTCCAGCAGCTAGTTGGTCATAAATCCAACTTTTTACTCGGCTAAAACATGATATTAAGTACTCAATTTCGGCATGCAATTTCTTAACTAGCCAAttaacatttccagttcaaAATTAGATTCAAACAACAGTTATAATCatcccaaaaattccagaatttgttCACCTATTCTCGGCTAGATTGCATGCAACAGATTccttgtttccttttctttttcttacttAACCGCGCTAAAGAATGGCATGCAAAGCTTAAACACTTAATTCTTAGTTAGTTAATCACAATTACAAGCTCAGATTACTTCAATTAAGCAAGATCAAGTCTGCATTTCTGATTCAAGCTCACGGCAATATCCATTTCCATCAAACCAGATTTTCCTCATGCTTTGATTTCATCGACCAAACGCACAAACTCAACATGCAAGCTTTTAAACAGCTTCTTCTACCAGTAATTAGTTAATCTAAGTCTCGAATTTACCTCAGCTAGACGGTCAGTTCATGCAACAAGAAAAGCTGAAGTTTCTCTCCTCTCGGCTAAGCTCACGCACGCGATGGTTGCAGCTGTGGTGTTGCGGTTGGAAGATGGTGGCAGCTGGTTGGGGTGAAGGTGCAGATTGAAACGGTCAGCTCGCGGTTGGGAGGAGGAAGGTGATGCAGCTCTCGCGGTTCCCTCACACTCACTCGCGGACAGTTTGAGAAGGCAGCTTGCGCAGCTTCCTTTCTTGTTCAAGCTTCTGAtcagaaggaaaaggaaaagctcGGCTTTCTCTCTTGGCTATGATCACGAGGTAAGGGATAATGGTGTGGGACAATTGTGGTTGTGATTAAGGCTGAGGTAGTGGGGATAAGCTAACCGTGGAAGAGCTGGAGTGTTTGGAGTGGAGAATAAAATGGTAGTGCTGGAATTTTCTTAATTCTCGGCTGGTACTCACTTTTCAAGAAGGTAAGAGAGGTttctagtttttccttcttgttgTCTTTCGGTTTGTAATAAACAGAGGTAGTGAATGTATTGTAGTTGTTTCTTTTCCTAAGTTTCTCTCGGTTTCAAGACAAATGGAATAGAGTTGGTTGCATGGTTATTTATTCAAGTATTGAGACTTTAATGGTCTTTTAACATTAAGGTATTTATTTGCTAAGGGATTGGAATCTTATCATCTTCAAGTATTGTctcaaactttagtttattctaATTTACATACCCCTATAAGAGTTTTTCTCACACCATCCTAGGTATTACCGGTTTACTTGTTAACGAAAAGAATTAATTAAACttgtattttaataaataaaagaaaatggaacatgtattaaattttaaataaggAATAAAATTGTCAAGCTCTCACTCAAAATTCTTACCGTTATTCTTAGttaaatcaggatatttctaaattctcaatttttatGAAAATTCAATTAGGCTGTTAATTTAACCACTTATTCGTTATATGTAatttctcgaatcgattatttacTCTAATCgcgtatttactattttcacttaacgagcttacagaaattaaatttcgaaacgaatcgctttaaaaaaataattaaactatGGATACGTTTAATTAGACCTAAAAAActtagaaaataatactcgGAGAAATCGGGTGAGTAAATACTTATTTTagccagtaaaataaataaaataagcaaaattttcgggtcctcacagggATCTCTTCAGATATATCATTGACCAAATCTTCGGGAATGCACAATGTATGAGAGAGAGGCTAAAGAATGAATGGGACTGAGTGGTCATCTCAAGTCCATCGCTTCAAGGAAGCAGTTTGGAGTGGTCTGCAGCCGGCAGAGTTGGAGGAGCAGTTCGCCGACTTCCACCGAAAACGTCGTCACCAAACGGAACCTTTCCAAGTAGTTTCCCGCCTTTGAAGTACAATTATCACGTGAGCAATTTTTGCAACATGAAATCAATATAGAAATGGGTTAATTTGATATCAGAGAAAGAGGAAAACACGGCAAGGGTAAGCAAGAGCAGTTCACCTGCTCTTAATTTTCCTCCTTTGAAGTACAAACTCATGTGAGTGACCCGTAATCTCTGCACCATGAAATCAAGTGTCTGCAGAAGTAGCAGTTGAACTGCTGGCTTGAAGAAGGGACTGACAAAACCCATCTCCCAAATCATGTAAAAATCCCAATTTTTTTGGTTGGATTTGCCCAGAATAGGCGTGCCGAATTTGTGCTCAGAACAGCCGTTGGTACAGAGAAATAAAGAAAGGCCTTCAACGGCAAAAGAAAGAACAGGGGTTCAATGAGAAATATTTGACTGTCCAATGAGAAGGAAACGGTTTAAAAGAGAAGGAACTTGATAAATGGGGTTTTTGTTCAGTGGAGTCGGTTTTTTGGCTTTTCCGCTTCATAAATGGGGTCAAGTGCTGTTTTTGTCCCAGACATGGTCTAATGAGAAAATCAACGGTCCAATGAGAAATACATGTGATTTTGCCACatggcaaaagaaaaggaaagcacaaatagaaagaaaataaatggtCCAGTGTCAAAAGAAAGAGAATGCTCCGGACAAGTTGCAAAGAGAAGGCTTTAACAACTTGCAAGAAATATTTGGCTTGCCACTTGTCAAATAATAAAGAAGTCACTTGGCAAGAGGAAATGAAAACAGTAAACCTTGCTCTTTTCTTATATACAAGGTAGATTAGATACTAGGAGGCTTTCGGCTGTGCTAAGCACAGCCTAGGCCCCCTATAATCTGTTGTCATATATTTTCATATAAGATAAGATTAACAGTAATGTTTGTGAAATAGCATTCTTAAAATCATAAATTACCAATCAAGCATGCGGCTAACAATATAAGACTAAACAAAACCAAAGAACCACCAGTATTGCAAAAGATAAGAGAAGATGACAACAGATTGGTAAGTAGTTTTACAAACAGCTTGATATCTTCAAGTTCAAGTTAGTCTTACAAAGACAGGAGATGACATCCTGAATACCTAATATAAAGTGCAGTGATAGGCTGCAATTACAAAATATCACATATTGAGATCCATTAAGTTGCACAAAAGAATAATTGCTTAATAGATGTCAATATTGTGTCAAAAGATGCAAGATTAGCAATTCGGCTGTAAAGTGCTTCAACATTAGCTAGATTAGCAATTCAAAAGGCTTCAAGCAAGTTTAGAGTTCATCATCACGATGCTTCTTCAAGGGACTTCCAGGTGCAAAATTAGTTGGAGCTAAAGTTGAGAGTGCATTAGTAGGCAGTGAGACAGGTGTATTAACTTCAGTAGAATTCAAACCAATTTCAGAAGGTATAGTTCCAAAAACCAAGGCCCTCTAAGTAACAAaacacaaggaaaaagaaatatcTGGGGAAGAACATGAACAAAAAAGGgcaaagaaaaacagcaaatgtTAATTCCTGCATTAGTTTGCTATACGAACAGTTGCACTATAAAGTTGTAATCGGTGAACATATAGAAGTCCTAGTCATTGATTCTTGACAGCAAACTATTTGGCTGTCTAAAGAATGTCAAAGATGCTAAATAGGTGCATACATAATTCGAAGTTTAGAGGCAAACACAGCAAGAGCAATGATGCACTATAAACAAAACAAAGTAATTTTAATAGGATATCAGCAGACACCTAAAACCACAACTGAGCCGAATGCCAAGTTAATAACCTTCATTTCCTTTAGAAATGTTTATTACATTTGATGCCTTTGGAGCCCAGCTTTTGGCTAGACTACAACAAGTACCACCATTCAAATATCTGTTCTTAAGAAGTAATCATTAGGTTTTTCATTCTCCTAAGGTTGTGTCTAGATTAGATAAAACAGCAAGCATATTACATGCAACTTGGGGTAAAACAGGTACAATAGCCTAAGTTGCTTAACTGATAGTCATATAAAGGAGTGAACGAGTTTTGCCTAAAAAGGCCACAATGAATAACAGTCGAAGGATGCTCTATATACAATATCCTTAAGAGGTAaccatcaagcttttcattgcCCTAGATAAGTCTAGACTAAACCaaatagcaaacaaggcacacacACTAAATAATCAATTAGAAACAAGAAGTACAAAGTCTTAAAGTTGTTTAACCAATAGTCACTTAGATGACTAAACAAGCTTTGCCAATAACAACCTCTCTGCATTGACCTTAAAGTTTTCTAAAAAATAGATAATCACTCTTATTCCTCATTTAGAACAACAACAGGTCACATATTTTAGATATGTATATTGTAATTAAAGACAAAAGCACCAGTAGCAGGAGGTTGAAATTAGTTAAATATGAACTTGTCATGTAATAATAACTTTAGCATAGCAGCCACAACCCCAAAATCAGCACAAGCAAAAGTTTGTCTCACAAAATATATTGTGCTAATGATTTTGGCTCACAAAATATGTTATTGTTGTCCATTGTTATAATCTTTTTTCTAGTATATATAGCAATTTGGCTGCTTGCTTGATAGAACATTGATCATATGCAAACCAATAGGACAGTTCAGTTGGCCATAATCACATTAGCAAATGGATCTCTCTTTTTTGTAGGTATGCcactaataatatatatattcaagAATTCACCAAATTTCAAAATAAGGATTATTGAACTGGGAGCTGGGTTCATATCTTCATTTTTGGCTTGTTTTTTCAGGTGAATGGGTTGCAACAGCACAATTGGattgagaaaatattaacaAAATTACCTACTCAAATAAAAGCATTTGTTTCATAAAGGATCACACAAAACAAATAGCACCAGCAAACTTAAAATAAATGAAGCAGAAACTGAAGAAAaactactaaaaaaaaaagggaacgcTGAAATTTCGCTTTTGAAAATATAGTCACATAAATGAAGAAAAGCTGCTCATAGATTCAAGAAAGACAACAAGCTGACCTTCAAGTTAAAGGATTCCTTAACTAATGATATGAACCACAGCAGAAAGAACCTATCAATTGAACAATATGTATATATTAGAATTTATTAATCCGTCTATTACTCATACGggaaaaatttgacaaaaaaaagggaaagactTTTTCTCACCAAAGAGACTCCAAAGAAGGTGTAAATATCAAGATGCTTCTTCTTGCAGTTCATAAGACAGAGGAGCCAGAACCATGCACTGATAAATACCTCTATTCCATTTTTTGATTTCGTAATTCACTGGAAAATTTACAGGCTAAATGAATACGAAACCTATTTCTTATCATAACTGGAACAAGGGAAAAATCAAATCTGAAAAGATATTTCTCATCATAATCGTATGGCTGAATGGGAAAACTAATGAGAATAGAATGCCATACCTAATCTAACAAAAAGTTCCCAATTTCCCTCATTTGAAGTACAATTATCATGTGACTGCCCCACAATTCTTGCAACATGAAATCAATAGAAAGAGAAATGGGTTAACATGAAATCAATTCTTGCAACATGAAATGGGTTAATTTGATATTAGAGAAAGAGGAAACCACGGCAAGTGTAGGCAAGGCAGTTCACCTACTCCTAATTTTCCTCCTTTGAAGTACAAACACCATGTGAGTGAGCAGCAATTTCTGCAACATGAAATCAAGTGTTTGGAGTGGCAGTTGACCTACTGGCTTCAATGGCAATTTCTGAAAGAAGGAACTCACAAAACCCATCTCCCAAATCACGTAAAAATCCCAACTTTTTGACTAGAATAGACGTTTCAGATTGGGTTTGGTAGAATAGCCGTTTGGAATTGAATTTGCTCAGAATAGGTGCGCCGAATTTGTGGTTAGAATAGCTGTCTGGTagagagaaaggaagaaaaggctTCACCGGCAATTTGAGAAAGAAAGAGTTCAATGCCAAAGGAAAGAATAGGTTTCATACAATTTGGAAGGAATATTTGACTTTTTCACATGgctaaagaaaaggaaagcactACTGAGAAAGAAACAGTTCAATgccaaaagaaagagaaggcttcggtcaatttgaaaaaaatattaagaGAAGGCTTCAACAATTTGCAAGAAATATTTGACCTTGCCACTTGTCAAATAATTAAGAAGTCACTTGGCAAAAGTAAAGGAAAGCACTAAACCTTCCTCCTTTCTTATATACAAGGTAGATATATATAGAAATTGTCCTCCATTAAGCCAAAAGCATAACTCAATAGTTCTACTTAACGTGACACTGCCACTGATCCTCATCACCAAGCTTTCCAGTAtatttactaacaaattatgTTAATGGTCCACCAACTGATTTACTAGAATATGTTTTTTGTCGTCCAATTTTAATTTGTGATAATTTAATCCACAAACTTATATATTTGTGTCAATTTAGTCCCTTCATGGCTGAGCAACCTAGTCAAATAAACAGTTTTAACGGGAAAATTTGCCAATTTACATGCTTGATCATGAAcccaaaactgaaaaaaaactCATGATCTTGAGATAGTCCATATATAAGGGCTACTTATCTTTTCCAAATATGTTCTTAAAACTTTCCAAGAATTCCATGTGCCATAACTTATTTTATAAATAAATTGCATACGTCAAAATGGGCTACAAGTACTGTTTTTGAGCAACCTGTTATTCACCCcaaatgtgtgtgtgtatgtgtgttttttttttctctcactaTTTAGGCCTTAGAATACATTATGGCCATGTCGAGGCAGATAAGACCTTAGGCTGGTTGAGCTTGATGGTGGCGTTGTCAATTTTGGTTCTACTTGTTCTGGGAATGCCACCCAGAACAAAAAAAGCAAACGGGCACACAATTATAGAAGTTTACACTGGCTAGTGGAAATGCCGTGAATGGGAATGGCTGAGCAAATGGGATTTGGCGATGGAAATGGCCATTGTAACTAAAATTGTTCAAACTAGATTAACACCAACTAGAGAAGGTTGATTTTGCATCTTGAATGAAAGATGAGGCGATCAATATCAACAATGTTTTGGACAGTTTCAATCCATATTCTATATTCATATCATGCACGTACAATATTTTATAACAagtatttgaaaattgaaactGTAAATCTAAGCACAAAACAACATCAATCAGTGACAAGTATTAGAAGCTTTTACTAGAGGATGTAATCTGAGGTATAAGCACTATCTAAGCAGTGTTGCAATGTGAAATTTGTAAGATAAGCTCAATTTGTATCAGGTTTAGTGGGAGTTTACAAAACGAGGTAAGCAAAAGCTTCTACAATCATCCTCAAGAAGTTTTGAAATGGCCACAGGCCTACAAGGAAGGACAAAAAAATGTTCTTCAGCTGAGACTCCCATCCTTGCCAAAAGGTCTGCACATGTATTAGCTTCTTGAAAGACATGTCTAAGGGTAGCTGATTGGAAGCTCCGCAAGATGATCCTGCAATCATTAAGAATGGGAGAGTAAACATGAGATTGAAGATTGTTATGTAAAAGCATATCTATAATcaccatggttcaaagtcgcggtcgcggtCGCGATCGTGGTCCGGACCGTTTTACATCGGTCTTGACATGTCGGTCGCGGTCTCAGAGAGATGCAAATTTTGAaacatttaatattctaaaaattgtaaataatataaaaaaatatgataaataaaaataataacaaattagtaaaaataataaaaattcgagttCACTCGAGGCGATTCAACCGTTTCTATTTATTTCGGAGATGTCTCGGCCGAGTTCTCGGCAATCTATTATCTTGGAGTCATCTCGTTTCGATATCATATTGGAAAGTTTCGTTCCGATCGAGTCATCTCGGACTCAGCGGAGTCTTTGAACCATGATAATCACTCGAGCATCCAACTCAATGAGAGGATGGTTGATGTTTTTAAGGATTTAGTAAGGTTCAAGCCATGGCGTAGAGCCCAAAGTTATGCCACTATATATGTTGCCCATCCCAACTTTCTGATGAAGCTTCCTATCTATTCGCCCAAATGGTTTCAAATAATACCTCCAGCTCCAGCAGGTCCTGGGTTCCCTAAGTGTTCAGCCTGAGGTAAACTGTATTTGTATGCTATTTGTTACCAAGGCTTTTCCATAAAACACTACTTGGATGTAGACCTGTCAATTGGTTTGGGTTGGCCCAAACTCAACCAGATCAGCCCTAAATATGGTTGGTTGAACCAAATGCAATAGTGAGTTGAGTTGAACATAGGTCAAAACATTTTGTCCGATTTAAATGTAAGTTGACTTTGGGTTGCACTGAGCACAGACCACTTAACACTTgatccaaacaatatataaaTTAGGGCTCATATGTGGGAATTAAGAAGATTTGTCCATCTAAATCCAATCAAATAATTGAAAACTAGATGGctaattttataataaattattattttttcaatcTCTAGTTGATAGAATTAAGGATGctatgataattttttttttgtcgtgAAATTCAAACTTCTTTTGGATTTATAGAATCTTTATGGATTAGCTCATTGGCTGGTTGTTTAGCTTCACTAGATTTTGTGAACGTGAAAAATACATGACATGAGTTTGAACCTATTCGAATTAGGTCCAataccatttttttttgtgtaagcCAAGCATGAGCAGCAAAAAATCTGAGCTTCACTGAATTGAATTTGACTCAaaagaatgatattttatatgagCTAAATTTGAGCATGTCAGCTCACATAGCTCAATTGACAAACCTACTTGGATGGATACATACGAAAAAGATTTTAAGAGACTGCCGATACATTTCCTCATCCATAGATATCATACTCTGATCTCTACTTTTTGGCCTTACATATTTATTCTAGTTTTGTCACATCACTGCTATGGCAGACTTGGTACTGACTTCTTCCTTGCAAACACTATTTGTGTACTGCAAGAGTAATCACTAATAGATGTCCAAGTAAATATTATTGGTTTCATATTTTGCAATAGGATTCTGTATGTAATCAACTACAAAGAATCTCGAGCTAGAAAGCAAGAATTGTTCAGATATCACATTTAGAGTTTGGTGCTCTCTACCATTTTGAAATGGTTTGATAAAGCAGCTTTTTGATCTAATGCTTGCTATGTAGTTTTAAGATGGAGACACCCAAGAAAGCcaagaaatagaaaataatgACGTTTAACTTGAACATCGATATGTACATTGAATATCACTTCAAAACCACGTTCTTCTGTTATCCTCTTTCTGGTGCTCAGGGGCAAAAAAGTTTTACACCACAAAGATCTAAATAGCTTGTATCTGTCAAAATTGTACCATCTCAGCAGTGCTATTGAACTCGGAAATAAGAACCAAAATCAACAACAGATTCAAACTACCCATGCATCCTCTCTTCAAATAAACTTACACTCTTCCTGCCATTTCTGCTTGCATGAGAAGATCACTGAATTGAAGGTCCAGCACCGGATCTGAAATCCTTGCTCCAATTGAAAAGACCATGCCAGGCTTCAAGTTTGGAACATCTAATCATGACCATTTAAAGCCAGAGCTGCAACTCTCTTCAGTGATTCACCTGCTTTCATTAAGTCATCTTCCGTATGAGCAGCAGAGACAAACAATCTTATGCCCACAGGCAATTTGCATTTGTCAAGAGTTGATCTTCTTGAAGTAGCGACCAAAACAGAGTCTTCCTTAAGTACCTGCACGCACTAGATTTATTACAACTTTGATTTTCAAGATAAAGGACAGATCAGGGGAGTGGTTTCCAAGTTACAGGATTAAACTAAATCAGGTAGACCAATTAGGAAAGTCATAATATTTACTGGATGAGGCAAAGAACAAAAACTTACATGTTGAGCTATATCTTCAAGCACCTGAAGGTCACCTTTCAAGGAACCCGTTGACTTCTTTAATCGGAGAAAAACAATCGGAGATGCCAGATCACTTGCTATCTCAAGCCCTTGAATATCGGATAGCCCTGCAAGCAATGTATGAAATGAAGAGCATATTTTTCATAGTTGTGGGATGCAAGGTAAATAACAAGAATTGAAAAACTGAACGAACCTCTACATAGTGTGCCAATATTTTTCTTCAGTTTCATGATAAGATCAAGATTTTCTTCCAGGATATCAATTGCAGTAATTGCAGCACTTGTTAGGTAAGGGGGCAAAGAAGCAGAAAAGACATAACCAGAACTGCTAAGCCGCTGCCCAAAATATGCATTGGGTAAGCATTAGTGCAAAGACCTTAACATCTCAAGGGAAACTGTTACTGAATGTAGAGTATTAGTAATTTTATGTGTTGCACTATACCCTCTTCAATGCAAGAATTGTAATTTACAACATTAAACAGATAAAGTATACATACTTGGTGGTCAATGACTCTTGCACTCCCAGTGCATACTCCTCCCTCTGTTGCCAATGCGTGCCCCATAGCCGCCGTTATGATATCAATCTTGCCAACCTACAAGCGGACACAAATATAAAACCACAAACAGGGACCTTTTAACTAATTTAACTTGGAATAAATACAAAGTCATTACCGGAACTTTGCAGTACTCAGTTAAACCTCTACCAGAACTGCCAAGCACACCCATTGAATTGCTCTCATCCAGTAAAATGCGGAAGCGATAATTTTCCTTGAGTCTAATGATTTCATCTAAGGGAGCAATTTGGCCAGAATTCTGTAATTAAGCTAAGCCATTCAGAATAACACATCATTCGTCAAATAGAAGCCAGTCAGGAAAAAAATCAGCAGTTAGCATGTAAGACATGAAAAACACAAAGAAAAGAGCAATATCAGCCAGTGGGCTTCTACCCAGACCATTTTCCTAACATCACACAGGACATCCATTAGTGCTACTGATATGCGCCATGCTACCCACTAGATTTCATGATGGACTGTCATGCCATATCATGTGTAGTAAGTATTACTTGCTCGCTAAAATTTTCCTGCCATGTATCTAACGTACACCTGTGCATTAATGCTTTTACCAGACATGTCAACATGACCCCATCTCGTTGTCCTCTCCTGTGAATAACACACACGCACACactctgtgacgaccccacctccccctaaggtgtaCCAGAggattcggcggaccgcctgcccaactctcgtcaggactcactcactcgaatcaCGTGCACACAACCAAGAACCATagataacattcacaattcaagcttataatttacattgatagaaaaCTAGGTACAAAGTCTCGATAAACTTAAACTAGTTCAAAACGTATACAGTCCAAGTACAAaatgttccattcgaggaatagcgcgagtacaaaatcaaaattcaaaacaaagtctaaagtaactagactacgctagcctttacacttctcacgcttcgctcgtacccctgtaaggaaaacaaaactaatagggtgagtcGAAACTCAATGaagtttcaaatatcaaattggccaaTAAAGCAAATAATAACATAGTAATAGTGAattagcgagcaaacaagtcaaatcagGGACAATAGTACTTCAATTAGCCAAGAAATATCagatttgcattcatatatAAGGATACGGTAATCATATCTCGGCTCCATTCCAGCTTGATCAATTAgtagttgactctccgtcaactttcacgtaATAACAAGTCCAAAATAAACTTCACTACAcgccaatttccgtccaccgatcaaccccctttttcgggcccgcacgtcacaca
The nucleotide sequence above comes from Coffea eugenioides isolate CCC68of unplaced genomic scaffold, Ceug_1.0 ScVebR1_1324;HRSCAF=2154, whole genome shotgun sequence. Encoded proteins:
- the LOC113755227 gene encoding long chain base biosynthesis protein 1-like encodes the protein MAHISSTNGCPNSGQIAPLDEIIRLKENYRFRILLDESNSMGVLGSSGRGLTEYCKVPVGKIDIITAAMGHALATEGGVCTGSARVIDHQRLSSSGYVFSASLPPYLTSAAITAIDILEENLDLIMKLKKNIGTLCRGLSDIQGLEIASDLASPIVFLRLKKSTGSLKGDLQVLEDIAQHVLKEDSVLVATSRRSTLDKCKLPVGIRLFVSAAHTEDDLMKAGESLKRVAALALNGHD